Genomic DNA from Candidatus Methylomirabilota bacterium:
CGGCGGCGCCATGTCCTGGGGCTGCTACCGCAGCAGGGCACGCAATCGACGCTCGCCGTCAACTCGCCCGTGAAATTCGGGACACGAGGAGACATGCGCCTGCGCCGCCGTCATAGTCTCCACGTCAAGCTCGCCATCCACGAAGGCCTGCAGCCACGGCTCGAACTCTCGGCAGATCATCGGGATTCCTCGCTGTAGCCATGCGCGCGTGCCAGCGTCCGAAGCTCCGTGCGGAGGAGCTGCCGGGCGCGGGATCGCCGCGACATCACCGTGCCGATCGGGCAGTTCAGGACCTGAGCGATCTCCTTGTAGGTGAACCCCTCGAAATCAGCCAGCGCCATCACCTGTTGGAAGGCCGGAGACAGACTCTTGAGAGCCCGCTCCACATCCACGTGAAATACCGTGGCCCAGCTGCACAT
This window encodes:
- a CDS encoding sigma factor-like helix-turn-helix DNA-binding protein, yielding MDVERALKSLSPAFQQVMALADFEGFTYKEIAQVLNCPIGTVMSRRSRARQLLRTELRTLARAHGYSEESR